One genomic segment of Hydrocarboniclastica marina includes these proteins:
- a CDS encoding leucyl aminopeptidase: protein MKYALNTQGLIDSKADCLVIAIPEDGEWPTSSAAADQQIDGQLKKLVKNGDFNGSLGNTFMLPLADGMPWERILLVGTGKLKELTVGGYRKLVAAAVGRLTDSACKHALLTLAEIPVLDRDEAWRVTLVTRVAEETIYRFSDYKSKKPAKQRLTQITVDVSGSDKRLEQALKAGEAIGHGMNITRDLGNTPPNICHPEWLARQAKDLAKKQSTLKVETLGEKDMKELGMNAALAVSAGSKQPARLIVIHYQGGKKGDQPHVLVGKGITFDTGGISLKPGEGMDEMKYDMCGAASVFGTMAALAELKPKVNVIGVIIAAENMPDGEATRPGDIVTTMSGQTVEILNTDAEGRLVLCDALTYVERFKPASVLDIATLTGACIIALGNQASAVMSNNDALAQKLVALGEQNGDRTWQLPLWDEYQRQLDSNFADMQNIGGRPAGSITAACFLSRFTKTYTWAHLDIAGVAWLSGKEKGATGRPVPLLMDYVLSHAS from the coding sequence ATGAAATACGCACTGAACACCCAAGGCTTGATTGATTCCAAGGCCGACTGCCTCGTTATTGCCATTCCGGAGGACGGCGAGTGGCCCACCAGTAGCGCCGCTGCCGACCAGCAGATCGACGGGCAGTTGAAGAAGCTCGTCAAGAACGGTGACTTCAATGGCTCGCTGGGCAACACCTTCATGCTACCGCTTGCAGACGGCATGCCGTGGGAGCGCATTCTGCTGGTCGGTACCGGCAAGCTGAAGGAGCTAACCGTAGGCGGCTACCGCAAGCTGGTGGCAGCGGCGGTCGGTCGCCTTACCGACAGTGCCTGCAAGCACGCGTTGTTAACCCTCGCTGAGATTCCGGTTCTGGACCGCGATGAAGCCTGGCGCGTTACCCTTGTCACCCGCGTCGCCGAAGAGACGATTTACCGGTTCAGTGACTATAAAAGCAAGAAGCCGGCGAAGCAGCGCCTGACGCAGATTACCGTCGATGTCAGCGGCAGTGACAAGCGATTGGAGCAGGCCCTCAAAGCAGGTGAAGCGATCGGTCACGGCATGAACATCACCCGTGACCTGGGCAATACACCGCCCAACATCTGCCACCCGGAATGGCTGGCCAGGCAGGCAAAGGACCTGGCCAAAAAACAGAGCACCCTGAAAGTCGAAACGCTCGGTGAGAAAGACATGAAAGAGCTGGGCATGAATGCGGCCCTGGCTGTGTCGGCGGGCAGTAAACAGCCCGCCCGTCTGATCGTGATCCACTACCAGGGCGGCAAGAAGGGCGATCAACCCCATGTGCTGGTGGGGAAAGGCATCACCTTTGATACCGGCGGCATCAGTCTCAAGCCCGGCGAGGGCATGGACGAGATGAAGTACGACATGTGCGGTGCAGCCAGCGTTTTCGGCACCATGGCCGCGTTAGCGGAGCTTAAGCCGAAGGTAAACGTCATAGGCGTCATCATCGCCGCCGAGAACATGCCTGACGGCGAGGCCACGCGCCCGGGCGACATCGTCACGACGATGTCGGGCCAGACTGTCGAGATCCTGAACACGGATGCCGAGGGCCGGCTGGTACTGTGCGATGCCCTCACTTATGTCGAGCGGTTTAAACCAGCGTCCGTACTCGATATTGCCACCCTGACCGGCGCCTGCATCATAGCGCTGGGCAACCAGGCCAGCGCGGTCATGAGCAATAACGACGCCCTCGCGCAGAAGCTGGTCGCCCTGGGCGAACAGAATGGCGACCGCACCTGGCAGCTTCCTCTCTGGGATGAGTATCAGCGGCAGCTGGACAGCAACTTCGCTGATATGCAGAACATCGGCGGTCGTCCGGCCGGCTCGATCACCGCCGCCTGTTTTCTCTCACGGTTCACCAAGACCTACACCTGGGCACACCTCGATATCGCCGGAGTAGCCTGGCTTTCCGGGAAAGAAAAAGGAGCAACCGGCCGCCCGGTGCCTCTGCTAATGGATTATGTGCTGAGCCATGCCAGCTGA